The Flavobacterium praedii genome window below encodes:
- a CDS encoding aminopeptidase C translates to MFKLPIKSLFIATTLVVGMNTIMAQDGLVNSLKANASEKSVESFKFTDVINLANTTVKNQGSSGTCWSYSTNSFLESEMIRLGKQPVELSQVFSARNAYIEKGKNYVRMHGAVTLGDGGELHDVTNMYKKYGAVPQEVYTGLNYGTSKNKFAEMGALTEALLAAVVKNPNGELTPNWEKAYAAVIDSYLGQVPENFMYKGKSYTPQSFAKEIVGINADEYVEFASYANVPYYTKTMMMVPDNWSFDMVYNIKMNDMTAIIDNALKNGYTVAWASDVSEKSFSWKNGVAFVPTKKYEDMTAIEKENMFNGPKEELEITEEIRQKAFDNYQTTDDHAMHIVGIAKDQMGKEYYIVKNSWGATNDYKGYLYVSKNFVKYKTTSLMVNKGGVPTDIAKKIGA, encoded by the coding sequence ATGTTCAAATTACCAATTAAATCATTATTTATTGCTACAACTTTGGTTGTTGGAATGAATACCATAATGGCTCAAGATGGATTAGTCAATTCATTGAAGGCAAATGCTAGTGAAAAAAGTGTAGAAAGTTTCAAATTTACTGATGTAATTAATTTGGCCAATACGACTGTAAAAAATCAAGGTTCTTCTGGAACGTGTTGGAGTTATTCTACCAATTCATTTTTAGAATCTGAAATGATACGATTGGGTAAACAGCCAGTAGAATTATCACAAGTTTTCTCTGCTCGAAATGCTTACATCGAAAAAGGGAAAAATTATGTACGCATGCATGGTGCTGTAACATTGGGAGATGGTGGCGAATTGCATGATGTGACTAATATGTACAAAAAATACGGAGCTGTTCCTCAAGAAGTGTATACTGGTTTGAATTATGGAACCTCTAAAAATAAATTTGCTGAAATGGGTGCTTTGACAGAAGCATTATTAGCAGCAGTGGTAAAAAATCCAAATGGAGAATTAACGCCAAACTGGGAAAAAGCATATGCTGCAGTTATTGATTCTTATTTAGGTCAAGTTCCTGAAAATTTTATGTATAAAGGAAAAAGCTATACTCCACAATCTTTTGCAAAAGAAATTGTAGGCATTAATGCTGATGAATATGTAGAATTTGCCTCTTATGCCAATGTGCCTTATTATACCAAAACAATGATGATGGTTCCAGACAACTGGTCTTTTGATATGGTTTATAATATCAAAATGAATGATATGACGGCAATAATTGACAATGCCTTGAAAAACGGTTACACTGTTGCGTGGGCTTCGGATGTGAGTGAGAAAAGTTTCAGTTGGAAAAATGGTGTGGCTTTTGTTCCTACCAAAAAATATGAGGACATGACTGCTATTGAAAAAGAGAACATGTTTAATGGTCCAAAAGAAGAATTGGAAATCACTGAGGAAATCCGTCAAAAAGCTTTTGACAATTATCAAACAACAGATGATCACGCCATGCACATTGTTGGGATTGCCAAAGACCAAATGGGTAAAGAGTATTATATTGTAAAAAATTCTTGGGGAGCTACAAATGACTACAAAGGCTATTTGTATGTGAGTAAGAATTTTGTAAAATACAAAACTACTTCATTGATGGTAAATAAAGGTGGAGTTCCAACAGATATTGCTAAGAAAATAGGAGCTTAG
- a CDS encoding S9 family peptidase, translated as MKKLLFLMLTMMSLNAIAQNVMTPELLWKLGRITPLGISKDGKNVVYKVSTPSVEENKSNSKLYTVAISTGNVLEIKDTKEILADKNVSPDGKYIVYNQEVKIDNILGKDFYPNLDKSNVQIYNGLDYRHWDTWNEGKFNHVFYRENKEGSEGIDILKGENFDSPQKPFGDDEDYNWSPDGKSIVYVCKKKAGTQYALSTDTNIYEYNLETGKTINRTEGNLGYDMAPQFSPSGDLTWLQMKRDGYEADKNDLIVSFKGINMNLTAHWDGTVNSFLWSKDGKKIYFLAPIDGTVQLFEVNFPGMTKIAITVKQITSGDFDVHDLVGFSGEDIIVTKTDMNHAAEIFSFNLKKNTWKQLTNVNTATYASLQLGKIERRYVTTTDGKKMLVWVALPPNFDASKKYPTLLFCQGGPQSPLTQSYSFRWNFSLMAANGYIVVAPNRRGMQGHGVEWNEQISKDWGGQVMEDYLSAIDDVAKESYVDKARLGCVGASYGGYSVFYLAGIHNNRFKTFIAHDGVFNLQSMFGTTEEVFFNNWDFGGPYWEKDNAVAQKTYEKFNPINFVQNWNTPILIIQGGNDFRVPIGQGQEAFQAAQIRGIKSRFLYFPEENHWVLKPQNAQIWQKEFYKWLKETL; from the coding sequence ATGAAAAAATTACTCTTTTTAATGCTAACAATGATGAGTTTAAATGCAATCGCTCAAAATGTTATGACTCCGGAATTACTTTGGAAGTTAGGACGAATTACACCTTTAGGAATTTCAAAAGATGGCAAAAATGTTGTTTATAAAGTATCGACACCTTCTGTCGAAGAAAACAAATCCAATTCAAAATTATATACTGTTGCAATTAGCACAGGAAACGTATTGGAAATTAAGGATACCAAAGAAATTTTGGCAGATAAAAACGTTTCTCCAGACGGGAAATACATAGTTTACAACCAAGAAGTTAAAATTGATAATATTTTGGGGAAAGATTTCTACCCTAATTTAGATAAATCCAATGTTCAAATATATAATGGTCTCGATTATCGCCATTGGGATACTTGGAACGAAGGTAAATTTAACCATGTATTTTACAGAGAAAACAAAGAAGGATCTGAAGGAATTGATATTTTAAAAGGAGAAAATTTCGATAGTCCGCAAAAACCTTTTGGAGATGATGAAGATTACAATTGGTCTCCAGACGGAAAAAGTATAGTTTATGTATGCAAGAAAAAAGCAGGAACTCAATATGCTCTTTCTACAGACACCAATATTTATGAATACAATCTTGAAACAGGGAAAACCATCAATAGAACCGAAGGGAATTTAGGGTATGATATGGCTCCACAATTCTCACCTTCTGGAGATTTGACATGGTTACAAATGAAGCGTGATGGTTATGAAGCTGACAAAAATGACTTAATCGTTAGTTTTAAAGGGATAAATATGAATCTTACTGCACATTGGGATGGAACTGTAAATAGTTTCCTGTGGAGTAAAGACGGAAAAAAGATTTATTTTTTAGCTCCAATTGATGGAACAGTACAACTTTTTGAGGTTAACTTCCCTGGAATGACAAAAATTGCAATTACAGTAAAACAAATTACAAGTGGAGATTTTGATGTACATGATTTAGTAGGCTTTTCAGGAGAGGATATTATTGTGACCAAAACCGATATGAATCATGCTGCTGAAATTTTTTCTTTCAACTTAAAGAAAAATACTTGGAAACAATTAACAAATGTAAATACAGCAACTTACGCTTCCTTACAGTTGGGTAAAATAGAAAGACGTTACGTGACCACTACCGATGGAAAGAAAATGTTAGTTTGGGTAGCTTTACCACCTAATTTTGATGCTTCCAAAAAATACCCAACATTATTATTTTGTCAAGGTGGACCACAATCTCCATTGACTCAATCCTATTCTTTCCGTTGGAATTTTTCATTGATGGCTGCTAATGGTTATATTGTTGTAGCACCAAACCGTCGCGGAATGCAAGGACATGGAGTAGAATGGAACGAGCAAATTAGCAAAGATTGGGGTGGTCAAGTAATGGAAGACTATCTTTCGGCAATAGATGATGTCGCTAAAGAAAGTTATGTTGACAAAGCCCGTTTGGGTTGTGTAGGTGCAAGCTATGGCGGTTATTCTGTGTTTTATTTGGCGGGAATTCACAACAATAGATTTAAAACATTTATTGCTCATGATGGTGTTTTTAACTTACAAAGTATGTTTGGAACAACCGAAGAAGTTTTCTTTAATAATTGGGATTTTGGAGGTCCGTATTGGGAAAAAGACAATGCAGTCGCCCAAAAAACGTATGAAAAATTCAATCCAATTAATTTTGTTCAAAATTGGAATACTCCCATCTTAATTATTCAAGGCGGTAATGATTTTAGAGTGCCGATTGGGCAAGGGCAAGAAGCTTTTCAAGCGGCTCAAATTCGTGGTATTAAAAGTAGATTTCTCTATTTTCCAGAAGAAAATCACTGGGTTTTAAAACCCCAGAATGCTCAAATTTGGCAAAAAGAATTTTATAAATGGCTGAAAGAGACCTTGTAA